The sequence atcctgcctccaagtgttgctggccaatcagagggagcGGTGGCCAATGCCGATCCTGCACCATGCCTGGGACCATGAACAGCATCGGAACTCTGGACCTTAGGTAAGTGAGGCAGGCTTGGCgaccagtctggcaggccccggtgagggatgggtgggggtgggtggtcttTGAGGGCAGGGTTTAGCGAAGATTCAGCTTTTCTGCCATCCGTCCCCACCTTCCGTCGCGATTCTATGAGCTCCCCCACTGACCCTTAGTCTGCCTCCCAGTGGGCCCATTAAATACTGCCCAATTTTTCTGAGTCAGCTCATTTCCATAATTATttgcagtttccatggtaactgttgCCTCATGCAGGAACTAGACTAAGGACTGGAAGGAAGGATACCAGAAAATCATGATATGTGAAATTTAAAGAGATACAGCTACTAAGAGGAAATTGGCTGTATGAGGGTCAAAAATTCTTATAGCCTTTAGAGAGGCTCAAAAGACACTTCAATCCTTTGGCAGCTTGCAGCTATTAGTGAGACTGGAGGGGGAAGAGATAGGAAAGAAGTACCAGGCAAAAATGAAGTGAATGGAAAGTAAATGTGCAATAATGATACGAAGGCTGGGGACAAATAACTGACCAGCCGAGCACCTGACCCTGTATCAATGGCTGGAGAACTGGGCATTATGCTGCATAAAGCAAGTGTGTCAGGAGTGTGCCACCTTATTGGCAGCAGTGGGTTCCTTCTCCATAGAGCAGATGTGCATCTTGCCTGCAATAAGCCTGGGGCATAAATGGTAAAGGCTGACTTATACTTTCAGAGTTTTGTACATTTGTTGTTCAGCGATATTTTATTCAGTGCTTATCATTCAATTATTATGCTTTTTCCTTTTTATAAAAGTGTATTTTCAGTTTGAAGAGCATACTGCTATTTTTCCGATCATCATCAGGCAGCCCCCAATGCCACGGTTATTTGATCCTGGACCAGGTAACTTTAATGAGAATTTGGGTTACAAAAAGATTATTAGTAACAAAACCTGAAGATTAGCTGATATTTAAGACATAAATTGAATTACCTATGTTAACAGTATATATTTATGCTGGTTTGCAATGAATTTGAATAATTTCAGCCATTTTATTGAATCTGTAAATGACTTTTCTTGAGTCAAAATGTGATCAATGTATTTCGATGCAACTTGTCACTACAACTAATTTCATTTTTTAAATCCTTATTCTAGACAGTAACATCAACTCCTTGGTTACAATAGTGACGAAGACATTCTTAAGATATCATAAGCTTCGGATCTTAATAAATAGCATTCGTAATTTTTACCCAAACATTACAATAATCATTGCAGATGACAGTGAAACACCTGAAAAGATTGAAGGCCCCCACATCGAACAATACATGATGCCATTTGCAAAAGTACAGTAAACCCTTTTTTTTGCTCATTATCATTTGCAACATTGATAATGTAAACCAAAATTAAGTTAATATCATTCTGGCCCCATTAATATTTTATAGCCTATATTGAATCAGTATAACCAAAGCCCCAATGCTTCTCACAGATTTGATATCTTGAATATTCAATTTGTAAACGAATCATAGAATATTGTTAAATATTCTTGTTTTTAATAATGTAGGCTTGGCTTCAAAACCTGTTTTCTCTAACAAAACTCCACCTCTGTCCCAATCACAGTTATATCAGTGCTTTTCAGGTTACCTTTTCTACTTTTGTCACAAATCTCAAAAACAACCAAATGGATTCTGATTGATTGCATCATAATAGCTTTGCTTTCAGACATACAAAAGACTTCACTAATTTCACCCCAAAAAACTATAAAACAGAAAACACACTTTTATATATAATTAAATTTTAAAAACTAAAATTAACAACAGTATCATCTGTACAATCTCAAATAAAAGTTCTCAAGTGATTTAGCAAGCACAAAAGGGAAATCAGAGAAAACAAGTTGCCCACATTTACAGATTTTTGTGTTTCCTCTCAGGGATGGTTTGCTGGACGAAATTTGGCAGCTTCGCAGGTTACAACTAAATATCTCCTTTGGGTGGATGAGGATTTTCTATTCACAGAAGAAACTAAACTAGAAAAGCTGGTAGATGTATTGGAAAAAACAAACTTGGATGTGGTAAGGGATCACATTCATAGCCATGTTAAGATGATTCCTTTTTCCAAGGTAGAGAAACCCACCTGACCTCTGTATGTACAAGTGTAACTGCCACAATTGCCATTTGCCAACTCCATTTGCATCATTAATACCTTAAATCCTGAATGTGATGACTGTTTCCACAAGTCAACACAAGCATGTATAAATAGAAGGTTTGCACAGCATGGCCTATTGACTGGTGACCCCCAAGGCGATAATAGAATAATAACGTGAAGAGAATTTTACAGTATTTGTCATAATCTGCTATTAGCTTCAGTTGGCACAAAAATGACATATAAATTGTAAAGAACAGAATGGCTCATGCACAGAGGAATAATCATAAAGTCTTTTGGCTATAATACCTGTACTTATCATTGTTCAGTTCGAACATATAACAATCTTACGAGAAATTCATAAAGGCAAATTATAAGTCACTATGAATTATCAATAATTGACATGCTTTGATAAAGAAAGTGATCAAAAACATGTTAAACAAGGGTGTGCCTTTCTTTCAAGCATCGAACTTAGTTATTATTGCTGATAGATTAGTATGAATGCTTAACATGTTTTTATGAAATTattttgtctgctattttaatgcagatattaacttatttattttaaatgggtaagTACCTCACTTAAGTATCACAAAACATACATTATAATCACACCATAATATCTAGACTATAACTACATTAATATTTTCAAATCAACTTCATAGCATATGTACTATTTTTCAAATAACGGGAATTATTATTTCCCATAGGTTGGTGCCTCTGTCAGTGGGAGTCGATTCCAGTTTAAGCTATGGTATGAAAAAGGAAATGATGCTGGGGACTGCTTGTTTTCCCAGTTTGGCAGTTTTCATGCATTGGATGGGTTTCCACATTGCGTGGTAACTAGTCTTGTGGTCAACTTTTTTCTGGCCAGGACACAAAAGGTATGGAGTGTTGGATTTGACCCTCGATTGGCAAGGGTAGCTCACCCAGGTAATTTCACTCACATTATGTATGTTTATACTAGTGATTCTGGCTGTACTAATTAAGCTTTGATCAAGTTTTGTCTGCTTATATACATAGTTAGTTATCTTAGTAAAGCATAACTCATTAGATTTTCTGTTCATTGACTAAGAATAGGCAGAAATCCACCCAAATTTTCAGGTAGTCTGGCTGATGAAATGATAGACTTGCTTTATCACGTACGCACTTCCTTTGATGTTTTCAGATCAACCATATAACACAAAAGTCTTTTCATGTAACAAAATAATATAGTTTTACCTAGGATTGGTTTATTATGTGAAAATGTGGCCACTCTTTCAAAAGGACATTGATGCATTAGAAGATTAGAGAAGAATAACGggctcagagtgtttcagagagataggCAAATCTAAAATTGTTTTCACTAGAAGAAAGAAGATTGATCGGGGACATCATCTGCGTTTGGAAAATACTGAAACATAAATGAGTTGTTTCAGCTGAAAATTAGATTGTGGATATATGGAACAGACTCCCAGAAAGTACCAACAGAAAATATTAGAAATATATAAGAGTCTGTCAACGTCTGAAAAGAGACACTAACATTTCAGGAATATTCCTTGTTTTTTCCTCCCATTACACATAATCCAATTTCTCCACATTTAATTGCATTTGCTTCCCATGGCCATTTCAttaacttcatagaatcatagaaacttacagaacagaaggaggtcatttgacccattgtgACTACGCTGacactttgaaagagcagttgtgcttagtcccacattcTCGCTTTTGTCCTTAAGCCCATAAGTTCTCCATCCTCAAGTatatgtccaactcccttttaaaattatttatagaATCAGCTTCCACCTCCTTTTCAGGTAAAGTATTCCTGATCCCAAAAACTCTCAAGAGGGaacaaaaattctcctcatctccccaatAGATCTTTTCCAATGCTTTTGAATCTATAACCTCTTGTTATTGaaccactcaccagagggaatattTTTTtccctactctatcaaaacctatcAAAACTCTATCAatgcatcatcttgaaaacctctattaggtcacctcttaacttcctctgttccaaggagaacaggctAACttttccaacttttcctcataactgaagtccatcatcTCTGGGAACAATATAGTAAACCTGCtccgtaccctttccaaagcctttaCATCTTCCCTGAAGTGTGGTGTCCTGAATTGTCCACAATCAGCCAGTTGAGGCCtaaacagtgatttataaagttctagcatgatttatttgattttatattctattcctgaatttataaacccaagtaacccatctGCTCTTTTaatcaccttatcaacttgtccttctacctttaaggatttgtttatctggacaccaaggtccttctgctcatctacacttttcaaaatcatgctACTTATAGTGTAATGTCTTTCCATATGAATCCTCTCAAAGTGCATtacgtcacacttctctgcattgaactccatctaccatgcttctgcccattttgCCGTCCTTTCTATGTCATTCTGATGCCAAGTTTTGCATCAGCTGCAATATCATtagcaaactttataatgctgttcTGTACACCCGCGTCTAGGCCATTAATGTACATTGCCAAGAACAATAGACCCAAAACTAATCCTTGAGGAGCACCACAGTTAAACACCTCCCAAGCTATCGGCTTCTGTGTCCCTCAATGCAGTGTAGAGTACGACAGTCAGGTTGAGTAAATTGAGATTTCAGGATAGATAAATGTTTTGAAATTTCCCATTGGATGAGTTGCCTTTTCTTGTTTCACATTATCTCAATGACTATTTTTCTACAATAATATTAATTACGAAAATTGTTTTTGAATCATTCCTAGAGTTTTTCATTGATGGCCTTGGTAGTTTGCTTGTGGGATCATGCACTGATGTCCGCATTGGTCACCAGAAGAAGGAAAAACAAATACAGGAATCACTGAAGGCAGTTGAAAAAAGATACGCAACTTTTAGACATGCAAATAAGCGTCAATTCAAATCGCGCCTTGCTTTGGTCCATTTCAAAAATTGGCTTAAATGTTATGCGCAATACAAGCACTGAGGGGCTGGATTGCCTTTGCATTCATTGACTGTTGAAATGTTTTCCTCCTTTTTACACAAGTGGAGTTGCTTGAAATAATCATTGCTATTTGAACACAAGATTGAGCTCTTGGGAAATGGTGAACACAATCAAGTTTAGTTTATAAAGGTACGAGCCAAAAAATAAATACAAACATTAATATTGCTTCTTCATCTGTTGGTCATGATTCTCTCGGGCAACTACAGGAGAAAACTATAATTTTGCTTTAACTACAAAACAGATTTCATGTTAAAGGGTAATTGTCATCTCACCTAGCAACCACAGCCACCCCCCACTCCCATTCATCTGGATACATGTATGCAATATTATGCTTCAGAGGAACTAAAGAAAGTCAGGAACGAGTCATTCAGCCTGTTTAAACCTATCTTTCTACTACATTAAATGTGCATTTATACGAAAAATGTGGTGTCATTGCAAAGTGACTATTACTTTGTCCCAATATTGTGTGTTAGCCATGGTTTAgtgggtagcactcctgcctctgagtcaccTAGTTCCAGATTCAATtcccattccagggcttgagcacaaaaatcaagaataacactccagtgcaatactaagagagtactgcactgtcgggggtCCTACCTTTtgcatgaggtgttaaactgaggtcacatctgcctgtttgggtggttgtaaaagatcccatggcattatttgatgaagagcaggggagttatccgtggtgtcctggccaatatttatccctcaatcaacatcacaaaaacagattatctggtcattgtcacattgctgtaggtggatgtttgctgtgtgcaaattgtctgtttcctacattacatcagcgacaacacttcagaagtactgcattggctgtaaagtgctttgagtcgTCTGGtgattgtgaaaagcactatataaatgtaagtctttctttcttttcattcAGTTTGTGCAGTATTTATTGGATGTTAAAGCTCGACCTGACTCCAAAGCAAAGTGGAGGAAGTGCCCCATCCGAGCAACATAGGAATCTGTGGAATTCCTCCTGGGAATCTCACTCAGATTCACTCTGGTTTTAGGTTAGACCCTGACTCCAGATTAAGGCTGCATTTTTGCTATTGCTGCAGAGTTGGTGCCAAAAGAAACCAATTTACACTGACATACGATTGTAAATAAACCCTTACCTGCCACCATTGTATGTAATTGTCTTTTGAATAACCCTGATGTTTTTGACTTTACTGCTTGGGATCAGTTTCGTTACTGTTTTCTGTAATTTaagtttttattatttgttcaaaaTCTGGCTGAATGTATTGCCCATTCCTAGAGATAGAAGTCATTCAAGTGTATTCTTTGTGGCATGGTAGCCAAAACTGAACAGTGTTTTCTAACAAACAGCATGACCTCTGCAAAATAAGGGTAAATTTTCAGAGACTCCACGGTCAACACAAAGACACGCTAGGAAGAAGTATCAAGCAGAAAATCTGATGATCAGTGCTTCAAATATGCAACCCTTTCAATTGTCCAGTTGCTGAAACTAATGACCTGAAATCAGACATGCTATAAATTGGATATGCTTACCTGCATTCAATTTGCACTCACATCGAGTCAGACTCTGCACCTGGAATGGAGTCTCCAAATCTTTAATCTCAATATGTAAAAGCTTTTTCACATCATCCATTCATTGAAAAGAGTATTTTCACTATGGCCTCTTTCTAAGTTGGTCTATACTAACACAATTCCATTCATTGCATAAATATTTAGAATACTTTTTCAACCCATTGAGATTCACAGTCACCACTTATGCTTACGCCATCCACTTTTATCGTGGACAGCCGCCTATATTAGGCTAAAGTCACTAACCATTTGCCATAACCATGGGCACCAATTACAAAGGTGCCCATTAAAACATATTAAACACACCAGCTATTTTGTGCAGTTCAGTGCTTGCGGTCGTCAAGCAGCTTCAGGCATCTGTCACACTGTTAACAACTAAGGGAGGCAATTGGAAAGCGGAGACTTTGGCATCTTCAATCAAATGGTTTTACCATTCACTACTTATAGTGGCAAATTGTCTTAGCACAAACGTAATGATGCTATTCAAATGAGAGCTTAGTCACAACATTATTTGACTAAACTATACATGTACAAGTTTAAATAAAAGTTTTAAAGCATTACTTTTGCCAGCATTTTCTTTTTCTCCCTGTATTCTCGATGATTTTACATCATTTCTAATACCCTGTTCTCAAATTAGTTTAAAATACCTTACTTCACTCTTTCCTTTGGTTCCATATTCCATTCTGGAGCTGGGAGCCACACAATCAAGTATTGGCCTATGATTGGCTGGAAAATGGCTCGCGATTCCACCTTTTCAGCCTGTTGAGGATCAGGATATTGTAGCTACTACATTTTAAGctggcaaaaaaaaatcaaaacccaGCCTCTTTCTGTATGTATCTGACATAATACTAATAGCTCTAATCTCCAAATTAACTTAAAAAATTTCCTCTACATGTTTTAACAACATAGCTGCAACCACTTTCTCAATCATTTCATAATAAAAGAGATGGTATTAATTAGAAAATAAAGTTTTAACAGGCAGCTATGGAGCTTTATGTTTAATGTGTCAATAAAACTGATCTATATTGCCACCTATGGAACAAAATCAATGATGACATTGTTGCTCAGGAGTAATTCTTGTACTTTTGTATTTTGTGTACTGGTTtaaatgttttttattcattcatgggatgtgagcatcactgacaaggccagcatttattgcccatccctaaatgcccttcagaaagtgatagtgatccCCTTTCTTAAACCGCTACCGTCCATGTGACATAGGTATACtcacagcactgttaggaagggagttccaggattgtgatccaccgacagtgaaggaatagcgatataggctggaattttatgcctcccACCCCTGGttgcaggctgggaggtggggggagggggctgtaacatcgtgtgggaggtgggggtgtgcCCATCACCTGCCTGCCCCcattgctattttaccagcggtagGAGAGGAGGCAAACAGCCACCCACCCcaagccacttaaaggcctccttcTGCCACCGCTGGTACTTTATCAGTGGCGGACAGGCAACCTGCCAGAAATACCTGGCAGCCtcttgcaggctgggggtgggGAGCCCTCCTGAGCAGGCACCCTGAGCCCCAGGAGGGCTCCTCCAGCAGGAATGGTTGCCCCTGCTAAAACTACCCTCCCTGCCCTGCTCTctgacccaccccccaccacccttgCTGGGGCCTGGTCAATTGGCCCCAATgagccccgaccccacttacctgtttTAGGCTGGCATCTATCAtggctcctctcgctgggtgcagtcccagcggtggccactgctcccagtagcgctgctgggatggaagagctgccagcccggagAGCGAAGGAAGTCCCGACCGaggacaattaagggcctgggctatgCAAAATACTGGTGTGGCTTCCTGGCTCGGCGGAGGCGAGCTTGCCCCCCACTTTTCAGCCAGTGGTCGGTGCCACTGCCTTAGCATTAAATTCCAGCCATAGCtccgagtcaggatggtatgtggcttggaaggcAACTTACAGGTGGTGGCTTTCCTGTGCACCTGCTTCCCTTATCCTCTGGTTAGTAGAggacgggggtttggaaggtgctgtcaaaggagtcttggcaagttgctgcagtgcatcttacagatggtccacactgctgccattaaatgccggtgctggagggagtgtatgttgaagatggtggaggggatgccgatcaagcaagctgctttgtcctggattgtgttgagcttcttgagtgttgtcggagctgcactcatccaggcaagtggagagtatcccatcacactcctaacttgtgtcttgcagatggtggacaggctttgaggagtcaggtgagttgctcactgcagaattcccagtctctgacctgctcctgtagctacagtacttatatggctatctagttaagtttctggttaatggtaacccccaaggtGTTGATGGcgagggaattcagtgatggtaatgtgttaaaggtcaaagggagatggttagatttctctcgtgttggagatggtcattgtctggcatgaatgttatttgccactttcccaagcctgaatgttgcccaggactTGCTGACTGCAGAGATCTGTTCACTGATGTGGTTCTAAATTTTTATCACATCTAACACTAAATTGAAATGTTGAAAAATTGTTGCTTCAAATAATATAGCTTTCTACAGGCACATTGCAAATGCATGTTGTGACTTAAAAAACAAAGAGTagcagttaatggatgtttttcaagctggaggaaggtttgtagtggagtttctacaaacaatgaacaaatgcaacttaattaaggaaagacagcatggatttcttaaaggaaaatcatgtttaactaacttgctggagttttttgaggaggtaacagaaagggttgatgagggcaatgctgttgatgtagtgtacatggattttcaaaaagcatttgatacagaacacaacagacttgtgagcaaacttgtagctcaaggaataaaagggatggcagcaacatggatatgaaattggctgggtgacagggaacaaagagtggtggttaatggatgttttccgggctagaggaaggtttggagTGGAGTTCCTCAAAGATCAGTGCTTTTTCTgaaatatattaatggcctagaccttggtatacaaggcacgatttcaaagtttgcagatgatatgaaacttggaagcattgtgaactgtgaggaggattgtgtagaacttcaaaaggacatagacaatttggtggaatgggcagacaggtggcagatgaagttcaatgcagagacatgtgaagtgattcattttggtaggaagaacatggagagacaatatagaataaagggtacaattctgaagggggtgcaggagcagagggacctgggtgtatatgtacctaagtcattgaagatggcaggacaggttgagagagccgttaataaagcatacagtaccctggccgttattaataggggcatagagtacaagagtaaaatactgattgatagagattattggtaggtgagtggTAGAGGTGTACTGAATTGAGCAGCCAATGAGTTTAgtagtgcagttggtaggatatggcatttgaagaaagACACCCCTACCTTgacaacttcttcctgcactgcatccgtgTTCTTGGAGCAACATTCCCAGCATTGACATCTTCCACTACTCATTTCCACTGTCTCCTGAGCACTTATCCAGAGGACCTCCTGCCCCCCAGGGATATGCCTATACTTCTGTTCACCTCTTGcttcaagacctccagtgcagtgtctgaaaaccttgTATGCTCTCTTGCATATTCAGTCATTTCTCAAAGAATCAAAGCAGATTCAGTTTTCAAATGACACCCACCACTTCTTGcagccacagtgtacctgccctttaagaggtgcaggctgcctttaattaGTGCTAGCCACTCACAATATCTGACTCCCTGCTGATGCATACAGCAATGAATGGCACAAGTAGCAATCATGTAAAGCAGCAGGTGCCTGCAGCGCAACAAATGGGTGTGGGTTAGCATTTCAATTCCATgaccttcaactttagctaactctctcttatgaggcactttatcaaatgctttctggaagtccatacaaataacattcatagacattcccGTCCACTATTTCAATCAAGTTCATTCAGCATGGCTtaccttttacaaattcatgctggctctctaatCAGCTGACAATTTTCAAGGTGTCTTTAATTCAACCTATCTTTAATTATAGACTATAGTAATTTCCtaacaacagatgttagactaactagtctataattccaGGCATTTCCTCTCTGACCTTTCTTTAATAGCAGAGTGACTTGCACAATTTTcaaatctaaaggaacagttccagaatcaagaaaactgtggaaggttatagttagggcatctgcaatgttctcaactACTTCCTTTTAAAACCCTGGGTTAGAAACCATCTGCTCCTGGGAATTTGTCACCCTTCAGTGCCATTATCTTCAATACTAttgttttgcttatgttaattttggttaGTCCCTGGCCCTATTcattattagtttccttgggatttccagcattatgacctcttcctctactgtaaatactgacacaaagtaattattcagcatgacctggttaggaaattggctgagagtCAGGAAACAGATAGTAGAGATAATGGGAAGGTACTCTAATTGgccagatgtgactagtggtgtcccgtaaGGTCTGTgtcggggcctcaactattcactgtatttatgaacaaaatagatgatgggatagaaagccacatatccaaatttgccgatgacacaaagatagtcagTATTAAAGCAGagtagctggaagcataaaattattgagatattgatagattaagtgaatgggcaaaactgtggcaaatggattttaatgtaggcaaatgtgaagtcatccactttagaCTGAAAAAGAACAGGGTACTTTCAAAATGGGGAAAAGCTACAAACAGTGGTGGTCCGAGGAGACTTGGGGTCCAAGTACATAGATCAGTAAATTGTCATGAACAGGGACAAAAAGTAATCCAAAAAAAAGCTAAGGGAATGATGGCCTTGATATCCAGAGGAGGAGAATAGAAGTAGGTGGGAGTCATGGTACAACTTTACAAAGCCCTGGTTGTGCCATAGCTAGAacactgtgagcagttctaggcaccacaccttcaggaggatatattggccttgcaggggatgcagagaagatttaccagaatgatacctggttctcaagggttaaattaggacaggttacacaaactagggttgtattccctggaatttagaagttaaagggatgatttgatcagttttcaagatattatggtgaacagatagggtagatagaaagtatTTCTGGTGattgggagtccaggactaggggccaTTGCCTAAGacttttcagaagtgaaattaggaaatacattTACAATGAGACTAGAGAATACaatgagtggtagaagtttggaaatctcttccccaaaagcaattgatgctagatcaattgttaattttaatctgAAATTTATAGATTGTTGTTATTcacaggtattaagggatatagggtaAAGAGGTTAGGTTACAGAACagtcatgatctcaatgaatggcagataaggctcaaggggctaaatgatcTATTTCTATTCCTATGTCTAAGTTACTTCACATAGGAAGGATAATGgtcaacacacataaaccataaaCAGTGTCGAAATAGCTAACGATGAGGCTGAAAGACACTCCTGAACTGTTTTAGTAGATTTAATGCTGAACATGTCCAACCAATGCAAAGCAGCAATTAGAAAAGTCAATAGAACGTTAAACTACATAGTTGAAACAGTA is a genomic window of Heterodontus francisci isolate sHetFra1 chromosome 33, sHetFra1.hap1, whole genome shotgun sequence containing:
- the LOC137347921 gene encoding beta-1,4 N-acetylgalactosaminyltransferase 2-like; the protein is MPLYSILIPGLGVHASQRENYMVKLKATQGLFNTIVETSEDVLNGVGEKELTITSPSLEIINNILKHVTYTSIRYQIDAADLVYFQFEEHTAIFPIIIRQPPMPRLFDPGPDSNINSLVTIVTKTFLRYHKLRILINSIRNFYPNITIIIADDSETPEKIEGPHIEQYMMPFAKGWFAGRNLAASQVTTKYLLWVDEDFLFTEETKLEKLVDVLEKTNLDVVGASVSGSRFQFKLWYEKGNDAGDCLFSQFGSFHALDGFPHCVVTSLVVNFFLARTQKVWSVGFDPRLARVAHPEFFIDGLGSLLVGSCTDVRIGHQKKEKQIQESLKAVEKRYATFRHANKRQFKSRLALVHFKNWLKCYAQYKH